NNgaaaatgatgaaaatgtcaaaaaaataaaagaaaataagtttcccatgtgatatgtggtctagttgttgggaaaatttgcaaatatgaatttcgactttatttgcaaaatctctcgagaatttgtaaaaatggacataacttttgcatactaactcggatgaaaaagttttttatatgaaaaatcatctactcgaaaagttacatccaaatttaaNNNNNNNNNNNNNNNNNNNNNNNNNNNNNNNNNNNNNNNNNNNNNNNNNNNNNNNNNNNNNNNNNNNNNNNNNNNNNNNNNNNNNNNNNNNNNNNNNNNNNNNNNNNNNNNNNNNNNNNNNNNNNNNCATCCAAGGTGCTTTTAAGATCTCAATTATTttgaaccccgttaaacattttcaaaatgctcaaaaacctaacagaaaaaaagttacggggcttttaagatctagagtggaaaaaatcaaaaaaaattcaaactgtggtcaaacaatggtcaaacaatggtcaaactaattattcgagaatattagtgttactaaataattatttcagttattttgaattttggtcaaatctggtcaaagtatggtcaaacaatggtcaaacaatggtcaaactaattattcaagaaatattagtgttactaaataattattgttttttaaacaattgtttcaaactcaaacagtgaaatgtgtcacttcatgctcacgcaaaattcctgagggttaataggattgacatcttactattgtcaggaaaacaacaagtgcagacttggaaacgagggagaatataacccggaagttaagcgtgctcagggtgggggagtgggaggatgggtgaccgttcgggaagttggatgattaggaatgatgaggggtgattagagattaaaggataaattgagcagtgatgaggggtagtgattagagattagaggttaaaataattcagaaattcgaaataaaaaaatttcaaaaaaaaaatcataaaatttcctttagtcccggttggtgttaccaaccgggactaaaggtggagctccacgtggccgcgacctttagtctcggttccagtttgaaccgggactaaaggggggaggcattagtaacggccctttagtcccggttcaaaaaccgggactaaagggccttaccaaccgggactgatgcccccttttctactagtgctattaATAGTTTCTTAGATCATACATATATTTAAGACTTTCTATGAGTATGATCGTGAATTGCTTGGTTTTTAGGAAACGTCTATAAAACAAATGGTGCATGAGCCCACTCATGAGGTTTTCAACTTGCCTCAACAGTAGTCTGCGTAAAGGGGTGCACCAAAATGAAACTGCACAGGGACAAACAGAGCTGCGGCAGGAGTAGGTGGTCGACCGGTATGATCCAAATATTGCCACCACCTGCCTCTAATCATCCATTCGATAGACAAAGGTAGTGTGTGGTGAATAGACAGatagataaatagatagatttgaatGTCATGATCAATTAGGTGTTGTGGTTTTGATAGATTTCATTTAACAGGTAATGTTGCAGATTTATTTTGACTTCTCGACTAAGGGGATTACGCGGACGTGGTGGTAGGTTTGGTGTTTGTACGTGCAACCGCTGCCCCTCCTCCGAAGACTATGTCTTACATTTACTCAATCCAATgaaatcaaatcttaccaaaacttgaactaaatcaaaatatGGTGTATTATTGTTTAAATATGGTCAAACATAAAAAAGTTTGATTTTCCAAAGTATACTCTTTCAAAGACGGAGGGGGTATACTTTATACAGTTGCTTTTGAATCCACTACTGTCCTTGCCGGGCTAGATTAAAAAGAGTAGTGTGGAATGTGTTCCTGCTAGGGACACACTGATGCAGATGCATGAGCATGTAAGTAGCTTCAAAATCAACAAGCTACTTATCCCTAGATTAGATTAAAACAAACTCATTTACACTTGATCTTAATGGATTCAGTCAATTGGTACTGACTAGCAGCGCAATCGATGCTCTTCAGTTACATGCATATAGAACCCtaaaaaaaatagcgcgctatagcatcGCTACTAGCACGCTATAGCGTATTGAGAATTGCCTCGTTAAATATATCGATGTATAATGTCTCGCTAATAGCACACTATAGCGCGAtatagcacgctaatagcatattttgagGTCGCCGCTATTTTGCTGTAACGCGCTATTTTTTTTCATTGATATAGATCCAGAGCAATTGATGGGTTCAGTCAACTGGTGCTATTAGTAGTAGTATAAAGTGGTGGATGAATCTAAACCATCTACTAGCTTCCAGCCGCGACCGGATCTGATCCAACCAGATCCGACATCTGCGCGCGGGCAACttagaatgtactccctccgtagtgatctaaacgctcttatattagtttacagagggagtacttgcttTCATGTATATCTACTTCTCGTTGCAGTAGTATATACTAGATGTATATTCACTTGATTCAGAATCAACAACCAAGTAGCTACGCCTCTAGGCAAAGCTTTGTGCTCCACCTTGGTACATGTGTGCATTCTTGAGAAAGATAATTTTGAGAAAGAAGAGAGGCGGCTCCAACATAAAGGCCCCTGATTAGTTTGGTTGTAAAAAGTTGTGAGATAATAGGTACACATAGTATTATATACAAAATTATTTCATGGTTTTCAGTGATTTACAAATAGTGCAAAATATGTGGCAGGTATGATACAAGTAGTGTGTTTTACATATGAGTAAACACGTACGCTAAGCACATGGCCGGGCAAGAAGAAGCACGCTGTGTATATCATTCTGCAATTCCATAAATTTATTTGTAACTTACATAGTAACAGAACTAAAGCAAGCAACTAGAGATCGCGACGGCACAGGAACAGACTCCACCGGCACGCACGGCCAATCGACCGTTATTTATTTTGAAAAAGAAACGAGCTAGCTTAATATAAGCTCATCAAGAGATAAGAGTCTTCCATGGCTATGTTGCCGGTGCTTCGCCGTCCTTCTTCTATGATTCTTGCTTGACGCGGCGGAGGATCCCACTCCTGCCGTCGCCGGCGAGCCTACCGTGACCAGCGTGGCACTCCTCGACGCAATCGAAGAACTGCCCGGGCCTGGGAAAATAACGAGTTTGCTCCACGCAGTAGTCATCGCACGGGTCGGTATTTTTCATCGGCCGTGCTCCTGCTGCGACAGCCTCATTTGCCGCCGGCGCCGAGACATCAACTGCTGATCCTCGGATTGCTTCTTCATCTTGTGCCATTGTTTCCCCTCCTGGGTGCCCACCAGAACGGCACTGGCGCACGCAGACATCGTACTTGGCGGGAAAATCTCGAGCATGCGTTTTGCAGTAGGCCTCGCACGGGTCGGTATTCATCGGCTGTGCTGCAGCAGCAGCCTCATGCTGCACctgtgccgccgccgcccggacaTGAACCGCTCCTCctggcgcttcttcttcttcttcttcttgtgtcGTTGATTCCCCGGCCCCACCGCCGGCAAACTTATGATGCACGGGCGCTCCGGTCCGGCAGGTAAAGAGGCATGAGTTGAAGTCCTCCACCCGGACCCGGTCACCGCAGAAGAATACGCATCTGTCCGggatcctcgccgccgccgtcgccctcagGTCATCATTTCCTCCTCCGCTTGCTTCTTCTGATTCCCCACCGGCAGCGGCAAGCCTAAGATGCGGCCCAAACCGGCAGCGACGGACGCACCAGTCAAAGTGCTCGTGGCTATGGCAAAAGTCCTGGCATGCATCCGAGagccgcgccgccatggccgccagaaCCTCAAGCTGAGATCTGCACCGACGGGCACAGCCCAAGAAATGGGTCTTGCCACGGCAGTCCTCGGAGCAGAAATCTGCCTCCGCCGCCAGGAGGACAAGCCCGGCGACGAGCAGGCCGACGCACCACACAAGGCCACGCTTTGTGGAACCCATACCCACACCCACCATTGTTAGCTGAGTGGTACTAGCTACTTGGTTCTACAAAGATGTTAGCAACACCGGCCGGTTTGGCACCACTTATAGAGTAACAGGTGGAGTGCCTACACCGTCGATCTGTTTAGAATTTTATAGCTcctcagttcctaaatataagtctttttttagAGATTCTAcaatggactacatacgaagcaaagtgagtgaatctacgctATAAAAtatagtttgtagtggaatctctaaatagacttatatttaggaat
Above is a window of Triticum aestivum cultivar Chinese Spring chromosome 6B, IWGSC CS RefSeq v2.1, whole genome shotgun sequence DNA encoding:
- the LOC123133087 gene encoding uncharacterized protein, with the protein product MVGVGMGSTKRGLVWCVGLLVAGLVLLAAEADFCSEDCRGKTHFLGCARRCRSQLEVLAAMAARLSDACQDFCHSHEHFDWCVRRCRFGPHLRLAAAGGESEEASGGGNDDLRATAAARIPDRCVFFCGDRVRVEDFNSCLFTCRTGAPVHHKFAGGGAGESTTQEEEEEEAPGGAVHVRAAAAQVQHEAAAAAQPMNTDPCEAYCKTHARDFPAKYDVCVRQCRSGGHPGGETMAQDEEAIRGSAVDVSAPAANEAVAAGARPMKNTDPCDDYCVEQTRYFPRPGQFFDCVEECHAGHGRLAGDGRSGILRRVKQES